The Lactuca sativa cultivar Salinas chromosome 2, Lsat_Salinas_v11, whole genome shotgun sequence genome includes a window with the following:
- the LOC111898038 gene encoding protein ROS1A isoform X2 encodes MDIGRESSYEGYPVNVCWTPTTPANPDVSDPKSNCKNGSEEEQLDMNVAMYNTFLMDNAWKSIPCSDLLALADAAITTKVSGGGCGGIGGGDTGLIMQFGNQDTVSSSSSFTQQWQPDGTRYLFDLNSPPIATEQEELITSISTQVTPVTPKQTIRTDEHKEQQDEMRFDVEQLQDDGWELEVNEEFEEGSSDDFNLKKTPQPKQKRRKHRPKVVTEGRPKITKKPLASSTKRKYIRKIVNETITVPKTRNTCRRKINFEEEEDLHTGIWSTGQLTGDTIHGSQTLGPITPNKSEKPEKGIKHTWSRAKRHISFSQKDARNDTNACFSNGEEERGTKREFESLEAYLHFPESYKKKRTTKCRSSITSRAISSIWFPKNDSFSFQALRFKARERSTVYKHMWGFGHVGSVRKKRSKGVKRMRDLASFGGIWLDNKRALTCMEALSADFGVNIATKKRTKRNSIVSSSYHNHYFLTNHLGFGWKTTYDINSLINQFKNLDINNQRVEKDRHALVPYLTRFQEKNGIVLYQQDRSVVPFEDDYNPLKRRIPRPKVDLDEETSRVWRLLLEDINSEGIDGIDDDKTKWWEDERNVFKGRAVSFIARMHLVQGDRRFSCWKGSVVDSVTGVFLTQNVSDHASSSAFMSLAAKYPLKSKSIHKPFEEDKSIKPIKESCDFDIEETITWHEENPDQKLAQDLNSMTLKNSDSYEEKEVVHSNEYIDQNSFHDHSGSEQSEISTESTTQETQNLNLNIIFNQETQENNCHVQKAISEVTENNNIEESSRGLNEDGKLVTKKGKTGKEKKIKINWDSLRIKAEINHKRERTPNNMDSLDYEALRLADVNEIADTIKDRGMNNMLAERIKDFLNRLVRDHGSIDLEWLRDVPPDKAKEYLLSFRGLGLKSVECVRLLTLHHLAFPVDTNVGRIAVRLGWVPLQPLPESLQLHLLELYPVLESIQKYLWPRLCKLDQRTLYELHYQMITFGKVFCTKNKPNCNACPMRGECRHFASAFASARLSLPAPEEKSIVTATENKPPTGIITHHHLLPPPNHHLPPDSDIQNHHPIIEEPTTPETEKMEEFDMEDFCEDSEEIPTIRLNMEEFTQNLQTYMENNMELEEGDMSRALVSLTSEAASIPTPKLKNVSQLRTEHQVYELPDSHPLLEGLDKREPDDPCSYLLAIWTPGETAESIQPPGGQCSSQESGNLCHKETCFSCNSIREANSQTVRGTLLIPCRTAMRGSFPLNGTYFQVNEVFADHDSSLNPIDVPRSWLWNLPRRTVYFGTSIPTIFKGLTTEGIQYCFWRGFVCVRGFDQKTRAPRPLMARLHFPASKLKRSRGRNDEN; translated from the exons ATGGATATAGGGAGAGAGAGTTCATATGAAGGCTACCCTGTTAATGTTTGTTGGACTCCAACCACCCCTGCAAATCCAGATGTTTCAGACCCAAAATCAAACTGCAAAAATGGATCTGAAGAAGAACAGCTTGATATGAATGTTGCCATGTATAATACGTTTTTGATGGATAATGCCTGGAAGAGCATTCCTTGTAGTGATCTGCTTGCACTTGCAGATGCTGCCATCACCACAAAAGTTTCCGGTGGTGGATGTGGCGGCATTGGTGGCGGTGACACCGGATTAATCATGCAATTTGGGAATCAAGATACTGTAAGCAGCAGCAGCAGCTTCACACAACAATGGCAGCCTGATGGAACCAGGTACTTATTTGATCTAAATTCACCTCCAATTGCAACAGAACAAGAAGAACTGATCACAAGCATTTCCACTCAAGTAACACCAGTGACACCAAAGCAAACGATTAGAACAGATGAACATAAAGAACAACAAGATGAAATGAGGTTTGATGTTGAACAATTACAGGATGATGGTTGGGAATTGGAGGTAAATGAGGAGTTTGAAGAGGGGTCAAGTGACGATTTTAACCTCAAGAAAACGCCACAACCGAAACAAAAAAGAAGAAAGCATAGACCAAAAGTGGTTACAGAAGGTCgaccaaaaattacaaaaaagccATTGGCTTCCTCCACAAAGAGGAAATACATCAGGAAGATTGTAAATGAAACTATTACAGTTCCAAAAACTAGGAATACATGTAGGAGAAAGATCAACTTTGAGGAAGAGGAGGATTTGCATACGGGAATTTGGTCAACCGGGCAGTTGACCGGAGACACAATACATGGAAGTCAAACCCTGGGCCCCATTACCCCAAACAAGTCAGAGAAACCCGAAAAGGGTATCAAGCACACATGGTCAAGAGCAAAACGACATATCAGTTTTTCACAAAAAGATGCTAGAAATGACACCAATGCATGTTTTAGCAATGGTGAAGAAGAAAGGGGAACAAAACGAGAATTTGAGTCTTTGGAAGCATATTTACACTTTCCTGAAAGTTACAAGAAAAAGAGAACCACAAAGTGTCGGAGCTCCATCACATCGAGGGCAATTTCGTCCATTTGGTTTCCAAAAAACGATAGTTTCAGCTTTCAAGCTCTTCGGTTTAAGGCTCGTGAAAGATCAACAGTTTACAAGCACATGTGGGGATTTGGTCATGTGGGGAGTGTGAGAAAGAAGAGAAGTAAGGGTGTAAAACGGATGCGTGATTTGGCTTCATTTGGTGGAATATGGTTGGATAATAAGAGAGCATTAACATGCATGGAAGCTCTTTCTGCTGATTTTGGTGTTAATATAGCAACAAAGAAACGAACAAAGAGAAACTCTATCGTGTCATCTTCATATCATAACCACTACTTTCTCACAAACCATCTAG GTTTTGGATGGAAAACCACATACGATATCAACTCACTCATAAATCAATTCAAGAATTTGGACATCAACAACCAAAGGGTGGAAAAAGATCGACATGCACTTGTTCCATACTTGACAAGATTCCAGGAAAAGAATGGAATCGTTTTATATCAACAAGATAGAAGTGTTGTTCCTTTTGAAGATGATTATAATCCATTGAAGAGAAGAATTCCACGCCCTAAAGTGGATCTTGATGAGGAAACAAGTAGAGTTTGGAGACTTTTGTTAGAAGATATAAACAGTGAAGGAATAGATGGGATAGATGATGATAAGACAAAATGGTGGGAAGATGAAAGAAATGTATTCAAGGGGAGAGCAGTTTCCTTCATTGCAAGAATGCACCTTGTCCAAg GGGATAGACGTTTCTCTTGTTGGAAAGGCTCAGTTGTAGACTCAGTTACAGGTGTTTTCCTTACACAAAACGTATCAGATCATGCATCAAG TTCAGCATTCATGTCTCTTGCTGCAAAATACCCCTTAAAGTCAAAAAGCATCCATAAACCCTTTGAAGAAGACAAATCAATCAAACCCATAAAAGAATCATGTGATTTTGATATAGAAGAAACCATCACATGGCATGAAGAAAATCCTGATCAAAAACTAGCTCAAGATCTTAATTCTATGACCCTAAAAAACTCTGATTCATATGAAGAAAAAGAAGTTGTTCATAGCAATGAATACATTGACCAAAATTCATTCCATGATCATAGTGGAAGTGAACAAAGTGAAATATCAACAGAATCTACAACCCAAGAAACACAGAATTTAAACTTAAACATTATCTTCAATCAAGAAACTCAAGAAAATAATTGTCATGTGCAAAAGGCTATTTCAGAAGTCACTGAAAACAACAACATTGAGGAAAGTTCAAGAGGTTTGAATGAAGATGGAAAGCTTGTAACAAAAAAGGGTAAAACCGGAAAAGAGAAAAAGATTAAAATCAATTGGGATAGTTTGAGAATTAAAGCAGAAATTAATCATAAGAGAGAAAGAACACCAAATAATATGGATTCATTGGATTATGAAGCATTAAGATTAGCAGATGTTAATGAAATTGCTGACACTATAAAAGACAGGGGTATGAACAACATGCTTGCTGAAAGAATTAAG GATTTTCTGAATCGACTTGTAAGAGACCATGGAAGCATAGATCTTGAATGGTTAAGAGATGTTCCACCGGATAAAGCCAA GGAGTATCTACTGAGCTTTAGAGGTTTGGGGTTGAAAAGTGTGGAGTGTGTACGCCTACTTACACTTCATCATCTTGCTTTTCCA GTTGACACAAATGTGGGGCGTATAGCTGTAAGACTTGGATGGGTACCCTTACAACCACTTCCCGAGTCTCTTCAGTTGCATCTTTTAGAATT gTATCCGGTTTTGGAGTCTATACAAAAATATTTGTGGCCACGACTTTGTAAATTAGATCAAAGAACTTT GTATGAATTACATTACCAGATGATTACTTTTGGGAAGGTTTTTTGTACAAAGAATAAACCGAATTGTAATGCATGTCCAATGAGAGGAGAATGCAGACATTTTGCAAGTGCATTTGCAAG TGCAAGGCTTTCCCTACCAGCCCCTGAGGAAAAAAGTATAGTAACAGCAACCGAAAACAAACCACCCACCGGAATCATCACCCACCACCACCTACTGCCACCACCAAACCACCACCTGCCGCCAGACTCTGACATCCAAAACCACCACCCTATAATTGAAGAACCAACAACACCAGAGACAGAAAAAATGGAAGAATTTGATATGGAGGATTTCTGTGAAGATTCTGAAGAAATCCCAACAATTAGACTTAATATGGAAGAGTTTACACAGAATTTGCAGACTTATATGGAAAATAATATGGAACTTGAAGAAGGTGACATGTCAAGGGCATTAGTGTCATTAACATCAGAGGCTGCTTCTATTCCCACACCTAAGCTTAAAAATGTCAGCCAGCTAAGAACAGAGCATCAAGT ATATGAGCTTCCAGATTCACATCCTCTCTTGGAAGGG CTGGACAAACGAGAGCCTGATGATCCTTGCTCATACCTCCTTGCAATTTGGACACCTG gtGAAACTGCTGAATCGATTCAGCCACCAGGAGGACAATGTAGCTCTCAAGAATCTGGTAACTTATGTCATAAAGAAACATGTTTTTCATGCAACAGCATACGAGAAGCAAATTCCCAAACTGTTAGAGGAACACTCTTG ATTCCCTGTCGAACTGCAATGAGGGGGAGCTTCCCACTCAATGGGACATACTTTCAAGTTAATGAG GTGTTTGCAGATCATGACTCTAGCCTTAACCCAATTGATGTCCCAAGATCTTGGTTATGGAATTTACCAAGAAGAACAGTTTACTTTGGAACTTCCATACCAACAATATTTAAAG GCTTGACAACAGAAGGTATTCAATACTGCTTCTGGAGAG GGTTTGTTTGCGTGAGGGGATTTGATCAGAAGACACGGGCCCCACGTCCCCTAATGGCCAGACTACACTTCCCAGCTAGCAAATTAAaaagatcaagaggaagaaatgATGAAAATTAG